A genomic window from Kamptonema formosum PCC 6407 includes:
- a CDS encoding site-specific integrase: MTPEDKLDQLNQRLKAACVGVAVEASGSRLRLRATLPPKPGSTKPFPHQQRISLGYHKNPAGLALAEKEARKVGALLDCKQFSWEPYLPAVAPQRGTVREWIEKFTLWRSQNNPVKPVSWKTDYEQPFKRLPPDAILTTDLLNKTISQTKPNTRTRRRYCLAYQQLASFADTTIDTAPIIGSYSAKKVNPRDIPNEATILKFSKIEHPGWRWIYGVIAAYGLRPHEAFFLDFEDFPIATVLRGKSGSRFVWPLWPEWANLWELDKIHLPDCAPGQEHSAYGARVGHFFHRSQIPFHAYDLRHAWAGRAVEFGLDVSLAAKQMGHSLKIHTETYQMWIDRAVHQRVFDQLSHNRREKLLK; the protein is encoded by the coding sequence ATGACACCAGAGGACAAGCTCGATCAACTAAACCAAAGGCTCAAAGCCGCCTGCGTGGGCGTAGCCGTCGAAGCTTCCGGGAGCCGCCTTCGACTCCGCGCTACCCTCCCCCCAAAGCCCGGATCTACCAAGCCCTTCCCCCATCAACAGCGAATCTCACTTGGCTACCACAAAAACCCCGCAGGGCTTGCCCTAGCTGAGAAAGAAGCTCGAAAAGTGGGGGCGCTGCTCGATTGCAAACAGTTCTCTTGGGAACCCTACTTGCCTGCTGTCGCACCCCAAAGGGGAACTGTTCGCGAGTGGATCGAGAAATTTACCCTTTGGCGATCGCAAAATAACCCAGTCAAGCCCGTTAGCTGGAAAACCGACTACGAGCAACCATTCAAGCGCTTGCCTCCAGATGCCATCCTCACCACCGATCTACTGAACAAAACTATTTCACAAACCAAGCCCAACACCCGGACACGCCGCCGCTATTGTCTGGCTTATCAACAACTGGCCTCATTTGCGGACACCACCATTGACACCGCCCCAATAATCGGCTCCTACTCTGCTAAGAAAGTTAATCCGCGTGACATCCCCAATGAGGCCACCATCCTCAAGTTCTCAAAAATAGAACATCCCGGCTGGCGATGGATCTACGGCGTAATCGCCGCCTACGGTCTGCGCCCCCACGAAGCATTTTTCCTTGACTTTGAAGACTTCCCCATCGCCACAGTCTTGAGGGGAAAAAGCGGTTCCCGTTTCGTCTGGCCCCTCTGGCCAGAATGGGCTAACCTTTGGGAGCTTGATAAAATCCATCTGCCAGATTGCGCCCCCGGCCAAGAACATTCGGCTTATGGCGCGAGAGTTGGGCATTTTTTTCACCGCAGCCAGATCCCATTTCACGCCTACGACCTGCGGCACGCTTGGGCCGGTCGTGCCGTTGAGTTTGGGCTAGACGTTAGCTTGGCCGCTAAGCAAATGGGACATAGCCTCAAGATCCACACAGAAACCTATCAGATGTGGATAGACCGAGCTGTACACCAGCGAGTCTTCGATCAACTTTCCCACAACCGCAGAGAAAAATTATTGAAGTGA